A portion of the Bacteroides faecium genome contains these proteins:
- a CDS encoding TIM-barrel domain-containing protein, producing the protein MREVSIGKQGKTLLFVLGLFVLFCPSSMKAIPSFGQYQMECSAKQKSILGVQRINPTTVEVLFSDNHRMSFDFYGDNIFRIFQDNSGGIIRDPKAKPEAQILVDNPRKMPFKLDLEENNDFVFLTTEKVKVQLDKKTSLLKVINLLTNTVVVEEIEAPLFEKGKVILTLKENPQEYFYGGGVQNGRFSHKGKVISIENQNSWTDGGVASPTPYYWSTNGYGVMWYTFKKGKYDFGASEQGKVKLYHESDYLDVFYMINDGAVALLNDFYQLTGNPVLLPKFGFYQGHLNAYNRDYWTENEKGILFEDGKRYKESQKDNGGIKESLNGEKNNYQFSARAVIDRYKKQDMPLGWLLPNDGYGAGYGQTETLDGNIQNLKSLGDYARQNGVEIGLWTQSDLHPKEGVSALLQRDIVKEVRDAGVRVLKTDVAWVGAGYSFGLNGVADVGHIMPYYGSDARPFIISLDGWAGTQRYAGIWSGDQTGGVWEYIRFHIPTYIGSGLSGQPNITSDMDGIFGGKNLQVNTRDFQWKTFTPMELNMDGWGSNEKYPHALGEPATSINRWYLKLKSELMPYAYSIAKEAVDGMPMIRAMFLEYPNSYTQGTATQYQYLYGPYFLVAPIYQTTKADEQGNDIRNGIYLPEGSTWIDYFTGEKYEGNCILNNFATPLWKLPVFVKNGAIIPLTNPNNNVSEINKGIRIYELYPYGKSTFTEYDDDGVTEEYKRGKGVTTDIESEVDSKNNVTVTIYPAKGDFTGFVKEKATEFRINVTAQPKKVTAQLGKKKVKLTKATSKDEFEKSENVFFYDEAPNLNRFATKGSEFEKVVITKNPQLLVKLATTDITANTTVLRIEEFRFAPEDQHRITAGTLAAPIARVTAGNTEAYTLKPTWDKVANADFYEIDFMNMLYTTIKDTELMFEDLAPETPYSFKIRAVNKDGVSDWAEFGATTKSDPLEFAIRGIKGECTAASQGRVGVKRLFDLVESGDIWHTKYGEKAVPFELVMDLVTVNQLDKFHYLPRTNAGNGTLLKGTVSYSMNKEQWTEAGTFEWQRNDDVKIFDFANHPTARYIKLAVTEAVGNYGSGKEIYVFKVPGTESYLQGDINVDGKIDGNDLTSYTNYTGLRKGDSDFEGYISNGDINRNGLIDAYDISVVATQLEGGVDNRGNGKVNGALEISTPKQIYDKDEIIEIQVKGADLCAVNAFSFALPYDQQDYEFVGVELQNMNAMENLTYDRLHTNGSKALYPTFVNVGNKKTLEGTADLCLLKLKAKRKLKFDLKIIDGLLVDKKLNTHKLGIH; encoded by the coding sequence ATGAGAGAAGTATCAATAGGCAAGCAAGGCAAAACGCTTTTGTTTGTTTTGGGATTATTTGTGCTGTTTTGCCCTTCTTCAATGAAGGCCATCCCATCCTTTGGGCAGTATCAAATGGAGTGCTCAGCAAAGCAAAAATCAATTCTTGGTGTACAGAGAATAAATCCGACTACAGTAGAAGTCTTATTCTCCGACAATCACAGGATGTCCTTCGATTTTTATGGAGATAATATATTTCGGATATTTCAAGATAATTCGGGGGGGATTATCAGGGATCCTAAAGCTAAACCTGAAGCGCAGATATTAGTCGACAATCCTCGAAAAATGCCGTTTAAGCTGGATTTGGAAGAGAATAACGATTTTGTCTTTTTGACTACAGAAAAGGTAAAGGTTCAACTGGATAAAAAGACCTCTTTACTCAAGGTGATTAATTTGTTGACTAACACTGTTGTAGTGGAAGAAATCGAAGCACCGCTTTTTGAGAAAGGAAAAGTAATCTTGACCTTGAAGGAGAATCCACAAGAATACTTCTACGGTGGAGGTGTCCAGAACGGACGTTTCTCCCACAAGGGCAAAGTGATTTCCATCGAAAACCAGAATAGCTGGACAGACGGGGGAGTTGCATCACCCACTCCTTATTACTGGTCTACGAATGGGTATGGCGTGATGTGGTACACATTTAAAAAAGGAAAATACGATTTCGGCGCTTCTGAACAGGGAAAGGTTAAGTTATATCACGAGTCAGACTATTTGGATGTATTCTATATGATTAACGACGGAGCGGTAGCCTTGTTGAATGACTTCTATCAACTGACGGGAAACCCTGTTCTGTTGCCTAAGTTCGGATTCTATCAGGGACACCTGAATGCCTATAATCGCGACTACTGGACAGAAAATGAGAAAGGTATCCTGTTTGAAGACGGCAAACGTTATAAAGAAAGCCAGAAAGATAACGGCGGAATCAAAGAATCGCTGAACGGAGAAAAGAACAACTACCAATTTTCCGCACGTGCAGTAATCGACCGTTATAAGAAACAGGATATGCCGTTAGGCTGGCTGCTCCCGAACGACGGCTATGGAGCCGGATACGGACAGACGGAAACACTGGATGGAAACATACAAAACCTGAAAAGCCTGGGCGATTATGCCCGTCAGAACGGAGTGGAAATCGGACTATGGACACAGTCGGACCTGCACCCGAAAGAAGGAGTGAGCGCTTTACTGCAAAGAGATATTGTGAAAGAAGTAAGAGATGCCGGAGTGCGAGTGTTGAAAACTGACGTAGCCTGGGTAGGTGCCGGCTATTCTTTCGGATTGAACGGGGTAGCTGACGTAGGACATATTATGCCTTACTACGGAAGTGATGCCCGACCGTTTATCATCTCCCTTGACGGCTGGGCAGGAACACAACGTTATGCCGGAATTTGGTCGGGCGACCAGACAGGTGGCGTATGGGAATATATCCGCTTCCACATCCCGACCTATATAGGTTCGGGACTGTCGGGACAACCGAACATCACCTCTGATATGGACGGTATCTTCGGTGGCAAGAATTTGCAGGTGAACACCCGTGACTTCCAATGGAAAACCTTTACTCCAATGGAGTTGAACATGGACGGCTGGGGATCGAATGAAAAATATCCGCATGCATTGGGAGAACCGGCTACTTCCATTAACCGCTGGTATCTGAAACTGAAATCGGAACTGATGCCTTATGCTTACAGCATTGCTAAAGAAGCTGTAGACGGTATGCCGATGATAAGAGCCATGTTTTTGGAATATCCGAACTCCTATACTCAAGGCACTGCCACGCAATATCAATATCTCTACGGCCCCTATTTCCTGGTTGCTCCTATTTATCAGACAACTAAAGCAGATGAGCAGGGAAATGATATCCGCAACGGCATTTACTTGCCCGAGGGTAGTACATGGATTGATTATTTTACAGGCGAGAAATACGAAGGAAACTGCATTCTCAATAATTTTGCAACTCCTCTCTGGAAACTCCCCGTATTCGTGAAGAACGGAGCAATTATTCCGCTGACGAATCCTAATAATAATGTAAGTGAAATCAATAAAGGCATCCGTATCTATGAGCTTTATCCGTATGGCAAGAGCACTTTTACCGAATATGACGATGACGGAGTAACCGAAGAATATAAACGGGGAAAAGGAGTGACAACGGATATAGAATCCGAAGTTGACAGCAAGAATAACGTCACTGTTACCATTTATCCTGCTAAAGGTGATTTTACAGGTTTTGTGAAAGAAAAGGCTACTGAATTCAGAATCAACGTCACTGCACAGCCGAAGAAAGTAACGGCACAACTGGGAAAGAAAAAAGTGAAACTGACAAAGGCCACCTCGAAAGATGAATTTGAGAAAAGTGAAAACGTATTCTTCTATGATGAAGCTCCCAATTTGAATCGGTTTGCTACCAAAGGAAGTGAGTTTGAAAAAGTAGTTATCACCAAGAATCCACAGCTTCTGGTGAAACTGGCTACTACTGATATTACGGCGAATACAACGGTTTTGCGTATCGAAGAATTCCGATTTGCTCCCGAAGACCAGCACCGGATAACTGCCGGAACTCTAGCTGCTCCTATTGCCCGGGTTACTGCCGGCAACACAGAAGCTTATACGCTAAAACCGACATGGGATAAAGTGGCTAATGCCGATTTCTATGAGATAGACTTTATGAATATGCTATATACTACGATTAAGGATACGGAACTGATGTTTGAGGACCTGGCTCCCGAAACTCCTTACTCGTTTAAGATACGTGCAGTCAATAAAGACGGAGTTTCCGACTGGGCCGAGTTCGGCGCTACAACCAAATCCGATCCGCTGGAATTTGCCATCCGTGGTATCAAGGGCGAATGTACGGCTGCCTCGCAAGGGAGAGTAGGAGTGAAGCGTCTGTTCGACTTAGTAGAATCAGGTGACATCTGGCATACGAAATACGGAGAGAAAGCCGTTCCGTTCGAACTGGTTATGGACTTGGTGACCGTCAACCAACTGGATAAGTTCCACTATCTGCCGCGTACAAACGCCGGTAACGGAACATTACTGAAAGGAACCGTTTCTTATAGCATGAATAAAGAGCAGTGGACGGAAGCCGGAACATTTGAATGGCAACGCAACGATGATGTGAAGATATTCGATTTCGCAAATCATCCTACCGCCCGTTATATCAAGTTAGCTGTTACCGAAGCTGTCGGCAACTACGGCTCGGGCAAAGAAATCTATGTATTCAAAGTACCTGGAACAGAGAGTTATCTCCAAGGGGATATCAATGTCGATGGTAAGATTGACGGCAATGACTTGACATCATATACCAACTACACAGGACTGAGAAAGGGTGACTCCGATTTCGAAGGATACATCAGCAATGGTGATATCAATAGAAATGGGCTGATTGACGCTTATGATATTTCGGTGGTTGCCACGCAGCTTGAAGGTGGTGTTGATAACCGCGGAAACGGGAAAGTGAACGGTGCGCTTGAAATCAGCACCCCGAAACAAATATATGACAAAGACGAGATTATTGAAATTCAAGTGAAAGGTGCCGACTTGTGTGCTGTCAACGCATTCAGCTTTGCTTTGCCTTATGACCAGCAGGATTATGAGTTTGTCGGGGTTGAATTACAGAACATGAATGCAATGGAGAATTTGACTTACGACCGTCTTCACACCAATGGCTCAAAAGCCCTGTATCCTACTTTCGTCAATGTAGGAAACAAGAAGACTCTTGAAGGAACCGCTGACTTATGCCTTTTGAAGCTTAAGGCAAAACGTAAATTGAAATTCGATCTGAAAATCATTGATGGCTTGTTAGTAGATAAGAAATTGAATACTCATAAACTGGGTATTCACTGA
- a CDS encoding alpha-L-fucosidase — MKVIFVLFACVLGSLLPLKAQELVPSTKPNATQQALQKRGYGMFIHFGINTFCQKEWSDGSVPASAYNPTNLDCDQWVRVARDAGFRYVLLITKHHDGFCLWDSPHTTYDVASSPNKTDIVAEVSKACRKYGLQFAIYYSLWDRKEPSFRDKDKTKYIDFMCNQLTELLTNYGEVCELWLDGGWARSVKDWELPRVYKLVKKLQPHCAVGINHTIQTAPGSRKNVLPDSMTVDNRYTFHYFPSDFRLWDPKIAHQNDAKQYLHEGQSYYLPFEHTVCLSKAWNWFQKREPLPVRDLDELEELFYWCTDNGNTLVMNIPPDESGRIREYEANTAIELGKRLGLKKGKPLPKNGRCISMNQAAEATSVYKDDSRFTADKAVDGGMQTRWAAAVNDTLPTLTIALDATKPFNKIAIFEYCDTRSGGDGFSNYRKNRIQAYRIEIMQDGEWIPVYVSDEPMGDCKIIRFPCHYRTSNIRLKVTRAVAPPSIYEFSVIDNSDKKK, encoded by the coding sequence ATGAAAGTAATATTTGTTTTATTTGCTTGTGTATTAGGGAGTTTGCTCCCTCTAAAAGCACAGGAACTTGTTCCGTCCACTAAACCCAATGCGACACAACAAGCGTTGCAGAAGCGTGGATATGGTATGTTTATTCATTTTGGTATCAACACGTTTTGTCAGAAAGAATGGTCTGACGGTAGTGTACCGGCTTCAGCCTATAATCCGACGAATCTGGATTGTGACCAATGGGTTCGTGTAGCCCGGGATGCAGGTTTCCGTTACGTATTGCTTATAACGAAGCATCATGACGGATTCTGTTTATGGGATAGTCCTCATACGACCTATGATGTCGCTTCTTCTCCAAATAAAACGGATATTGTGGCTGAAGTTTCAAAAGCGTGTCGCAAATATGGGCTGCAGTTTGCTATCTATTATTCGTTGTGGGATCGTAAAGAGCCTTCGTTCCGTGATAAGGATAAGACAAAGTACATCGATTTTATGTGTAATCAGCTTACCGAACTCTTGACGAACTATGGTGAAGTATGCGAATTGTGGCTTGACGGTGGTTGGGCACGTAGTGTAAAGGACTGGGAGTTGCCCCGTGTTTATAAACTGGTGAAAAAATTGCAGCCCCACTGTGCAGTAGGTATTAATCATACCATCCAGACGGCACCGGGAAGCAGAAAGAATGTACTACCGGACTCAATGACGGTGGACAATCGTTATACTTTTCATTATTTTCCTAGTGATTTCCGCCTGTGGGATCCGAAGATTGCCCATCAGAACGATGCTAAGCAATATCTACATGAAGGTCAATCCTATTATCTGCCATTTGAACATACGGTATGTTTAAGTAAGGCATGGAACTGGTTTCAGAAACGTGAACCGCTACCTGTGAGGGATTTGGATGAATTGGAAGAATTATTCTATTGGTGCACCGACAATGGAAATACACTGGTGATGAATATACCACCCGATGAATCCGGACGTATACGTGAATATGAGGCAAATACCGCTATTGAATTAGGCAAGCGCTTGGGGCTGAAGAAAGGAAAACCGTTACCTAAAAATGGAAGATGTATTTCTATGAATCAAGCTGCGGAAGCTACATCTGTATATAAAGACGATTCACGTTTTACGGCGGATAAGGCTGTCGACGGTGGTATGCAAACTCGTTGGGCGGCAGCAGTGAATGACACATTGCCTACACTTACCATTGCATTGGACGCGACAAAGCCATTTAATAAAATAGCTATTTTTGAATATTGTGATACACGTAGTGGAGGTGATGGTTTTTCGAATTATCGAAAAAATAGGATTCAGGCCTATCGGATTGAAATCATGCAAGATGGTGAATGGATACCTGTTTATGTGAGTGATGAGCCAATGGGAGACTGTAAAATTATTCGCTTCCCGTGTCATTATCGTACTTCAAATATCCGATTGAAGGTTACCCGTGCCGTTGCTCCCCCTTCCATCTATGAGTTCAGTGTAATTGATAATTCGGACAAGAAGAAATAA